Proteins encoded together in one Candidatus Babeliales bacterium window:
- the secD gene encoding protein translocase subunit SecD — protein sequence MNHSFQKALTSGFSLWIIFAIATTGYLYRYGQKDIRFGIDLVGGTYITLEVQEDDIVKNYLNDKIRGFESLLKSSHLELDGKPMITDDTLVFRFNSPNVSREAESLFRAEEKYLKYAIEGSNLKVSIADSVLSHLITEAVEANIEILRSRFASLSEIRISKQGAKQIVVELPDVSDPHQAKMMIGKSAVLEFKLVEDSAGSREALLSKYDHELPEGTMILPGQRRGGLGDEKTYYLLPTYSPVSGKYFKTAKTDFGGQFGTDLVVSFEFDEEGGKRFHELTSENIGKTLAIVLDDEVIQAATIQSAIGSKGQITGNHKAEEASSLAKLLKSGAFKAKVNFIEERQIGPTLGQQAIKQGLMSCVIGLMLLLIFGVFYYRMSGVFSFFTLVYNLILLLMFMSLMRATLTLPGIAGMILTVGMAIDCSILIYERIKEALKEGLSISAAVEDGFSEALWVILDSNITTFIVATVLFYFGTGPIKGFAVTMMIGIITTLVTGLFFLKSLFKFYLRVFNVQKLSI from the coding sequence ATGAATCATTCATTTCAAAAGGCCCTAACTTCTGGGTTTTCACTGTGGATCATTTTTGCAATAGCAACAACCGGTTACCTGTATCGATACGGTCAAAAAGATATTCGTTTCGGGATTGATTTGGTAGGTGGAACATACATCACTCTTGAAGTACAAGAAGATGACATCGTCAAAAATTATTTAAATGACAAAATCCGTGGATTTGAATCCCTGTTAAAAAGTTCTCATCTTGAGTTAGATGGTAAACCGATGATCACTGATGATACATTGGTTTTTAGATTTAATTCGCCAAATGTATCACGCGAAGCAGAAAGCTTATTTCGAGCGGAAGAAAAATATTTAAAATATGCAATTGAAGGATCAAACTTAAAAGTTTCGATTGCTGATTCTGTACTTTCACATTTGATCACAGAAGCTGTTGAAGCAAACATTGAAATTTTACGAAGCCGTTTTGCAAGTTTGAGTGAAATTCGTATCAGCAAACAAGGCGCAAAACAAATCGTTGTTGAATTACCTGACGTCAGTGATCCTCATCAAGCAAAAATGATGATCGGAAAATCTGCGGTCTTAGAATTCAAATTAGTTGAAGATAGCGCAGGAAGCAGAGAAGCGCTTTTAAGCAAATATGATCATGAATTACCAGAAGGAACTATGATTCTTCCTGGACAACGCCGCGGCGGTTTGGGTGATGAAAAAACATACTATCTATTGCCAACATACTCACCAGTATCTGGAAAATATTTCAAAACAGCTAAAACTGATTTCGGTGGACAATTCGGAACAGATTTAGTGGTAAGCTTTGAATTTGATGAAGAAGGCGGAAAACGCTTCCATGAATTAACAAGCGAAAACATTGGAAAAACTTTAGCAATTGTTCTTGATGATGAAGTTATTCAAGCTGCAACGATCCAGTCTGCGATTGGTTCAAAAGGACAAATTACAGGAAATCATAAAGCTGAAGAAGCAAGTTCGCTTGCAAAATTGCTCAAATCTGGAGCATTCAAAGCAAAAGTTAACTTTATTGAAGAGCGTCAAATCGGGCCCACACTTGGTCAACAAGCAATTAAACAAGGTTTGATGTCATGCGTTATCGGATTAATGTTATTGCTGATATTTGGTGTATTTTACTATCGTATGTCTGGCGTATTCTCATTTTTCACATTGGTGTATAACTTGATTCTTTTATTAATGTTTATGTCGCTGATGAGAGCAACGTTAACACTTCCTGGTATTGCCGGAATGATTTTAACCGTTGGTATGGCGATCGACTGCTCGATTTTAATTTACGAACGTATTAAAGAAGCGTTGAAAGAGGGTCTTTCGATTTCAGCTGCCGTTGAAGATGGATTTTCTGAAGCATTGTGGGTTATTTTAGATTCAAACATCACAACGTTTATCGTAGCAACTGTTCTGTTCTATTTTGGAACTGGACCGATCAAAGGTTTTGCGGTTACGATGATGATTGGTATCATTACCACACTTGTGACTGGCTTGTTTTTCCTAAAATCATTATTTAAATTTTATTTACGTGTTTTTAATGTACAAAAACTAAGTATTTAG
- a CDS encoding pyridoxamine 5'-phosphate oxidase family protein → MAKHVGVKLPEELYELLKKGRCVAVLATFSDKGVPHTTPIQVMYPKGYESILLSINKSHQGYLNMVWQKKVMICFMEEGNIAYSILGRAGVVRAPSMVHPLMNVVHIDIIDIKSDCSVLTKVDSGVRWSYTSWEAEELSVALFNELKEVSKTL, encoded by the coding sequence ATGGCAAAACATGTAGGGGTAAAACTTCCTGAAGAATTGTATGAATTGTTAAAAAAAGGAAGATGCGTTGCTGTTTTAGCGACATTTTCAGATAAAGGCGTGCCGCACACAACGCCTATTCAAGTTATGTATCCAAAAGGTTATGAAAGCATTTTGCTTTCAATTAATAAAAGTCATCAAGGCTACCTTAACATGGTTTGGCAAAAAAAAGTGATGATCTGTTTTATGGAAGAAGGCAATATTGCGTATAGCATTTTAGGTCGTGCGGGCGTGGTCCGTGCCCCTTCTATGGTGCATCCTTTAATGAACGTGGTTCATATTGATATTATCGATATCAAATCAGATTGTTCAGTATTAACCAAAGTTGATTCTGGTGTTCGTTGGAGCTATACTTCCTGGGAAGCAGAGGAATTATCTGTAGCATTGTTTAATGAATTAAAAGAAGTTTCAAAAACTTTATAA
- the hemW gene encoding radical SAM family heme chaperone HemW, translated as MSYQFSKLQHVYIHWPFCPYKCHFCDFVAMASHEQFMKDYHIALKREIELFEPYAGPKERLQTIYFGGGTPSTYPAELLLDTFAILKTHFIFDEKTEVTIEVNPSTVTQDLLRVWHEVGINRLSIGVQSLKDIVLKSLNRHQTALDVYAVLRDASKYFENVSVDFILGLPGVSDDEWKVMIQEAMNWPIKHISIYFLMVQEDTPLYFKVKTKKMTLPPDDATVDLYDWTVDTLKEHGFDRYELSNFAKPGFESRHNSAYWDRKSYKGFGLGACSFNGTVRFQNGKNLGAYLAKMAGDQCPIEEVEYLTQQQISLEKIMLGLRQRKGLLIADYVLEATDKQKDHFFKGVTQLQEGGFLEESQGVIRLTPKGYALENEVTLRLFSEL; from the coding sequence TTGAGTTATCAATTTTCCAAGCTACAACATGTGTATATTCACTGGCCGTTTTGCCCTTACAAATGCCATTTTTGTGATTTTGTTGCGATGGCATCACATGAACAATTTATGAAAGATTATCATATTGCACTCAAACGAGAAATTGAACTTTTTGAGCCGTACGCAGGGCCCAAGGAGCGCTTGCAGACTATCTATTTTGGGGGTGGAACACCAAGCACCTATCCTGCTGAGTTGCTACTTGACACGTTTGCTATACTAAAAACTCATTTTATTTTTGATGAAAAAACTGAGGTAACTATAGAAGTGAATCCTAGTACTGTAACGCAAGATTTGCTACGTGTATGGCATGAAGTTGGGATTAATCGATTGAGCATCGGCGTACAAAGTTTAAAAGATATAGTTTTAAAATCATTGAATCGTCATCAAACGGCACTTGATGTGTACGCAGTGCTTCGTGACGCTTCAAAATATTTTGAAAATGTGTCGGTTGATTTTATTTTAGGATTGCCGGGCGTCAGCGATGATGAATGGAAAGTTATGATTCAAGAGGCGATGAACTGGCCGATCAAACATATTTCTATTTATTTTTTGATGGTGCAAGAAGATACGCCTTTATATTTTAAAGTAAAAACAAAAAAAATGACTCTGCCTCCAGATGATGCAACTGTTGATTTGTATGACTGGACCGTTGATACATTAAAAGAACATGGTTTTGATCGTTATGAATTATCAAATTTTGCAAAGCCTGGATTTGAGTCACGTCACAATAGTGCGTATTGGGACAGAAAATCATATAAAGGTTTCGGGCTAGGAGCTTGCTCTTTTAACGGAACTGTTAGATTTCAAAATGGAAAAAATTTGGGTGCGTATCTTGCCAAGATGGCAGGGGACCAGTGTCCCATTGAAGAGGTTGAGTATTTGACTCAACAACAAATTTCTTTGGAAAAAATTATGTTGGGGTTGCGTCAGCGCAAAGGATTGCTGATTGCTGATTATGTGCTCGAGGCAACCGATAAACAAAAAGATCATTTTTTCAAAGGGGTGACTCAGCTGCAAGAGGGTGGGTTTCTTGAAGAGTCTCAAGGAGTAATTCGTTTAACTCCAAAAGGATATGCTCTTGAAAACGAAGTAACGCTTCGTTTGTTTTCTGAATTGTAG